Proteins from one Bacteroides zhangwenhongii genomic window:
- a CDS encoding RluA family pseudouridine synthase, whose translation MIHFFKQPISHLALPDKFTYPFHYTPHPLCVLAAEEVKKHIASRKEWQEELAFGKMFGILIVQKENKQETTKKEAVNEIGYLAAFSGNLAGKNLHPYFVPPVYDLLQPEGFFKIEEEQISSINIRIRELENNRSYLDLKEKWKTETEQAKAILNQAKAELKAAKEAREIRRQSPSTLSEEEQASLIRESQYQKAEYKRLEKEWKKRLEELETETRHFETEIEQLKTERKERSAALQRKLFEQFRMLNARGEVKDLYTIFEQTVQKVPPAGAGECALPKLLQYAYLHQLKPLAMAEFWWGDSPKNEIRHHGYYYPSCKGKCEPILQHMLQGLKVDENPLLNSIHEDEELEIVYEDEWLVVVNKPAGMLSVPGKEEDRDSVYHRLKKKYPDATGPMIVHRLDMATSGLLLVAKTKEVHQHLQAQFASRSIKKRYVAVLDGATATVEKTALPPGRTGRIELPLCLNPLDRPRQIVSREHGKEAITEYRIICESEKHTRIAFYPLTGRTHQLRVHAAHPEGLGCPILGDELYGKKADRLYLHAEYIEFRHPISGKILRIQKEADF comes from the coding sequence ATGATACATTTTTTCAAGCAACCCATTTCTCACCTTGCGTTACCGGATAAATTCACTTATCCTTTCCACTATACGCCTCATCCATTGTGTGTGTTGGCAGCGGAAGAAGTGAAAAAACATATCGCGAGCCGGAAGGAATGGCAAGAAGAGTTAGCTTTCGGAAAAATGTTCGGGATACTGATTGTACAAAAAGAAAATAAACAAGAGACTACAAAAAAAGAAGCAGTCAATGAAATTGGCTATCTCGCTGCTTTCTCCGGCAATCTGGCAGGAAAGAATCTGCATCCTTATTTTGTCCCTCCTGTCTACGACTTATTGCAACCGGAAGGATTCTTCAAAATTGAAGAAGAACAAATATCTTCCATCAATATCCGTATTCGTGAATTAGAAAACAATCGTTCTTATCTCGATTTAAAAGAAAAGTGGAAGACGGAAACAGAACAGGCTAAAGCTATTTTGAATCAGGCTAAAGCAGAACTCAAAGCAGCAAAGGAGGCGAGAGAGATTCGCCGCCAATCCCCCTCTACCCTTTCCGAAGAGGAACAAGCCTCCCTGATCCGGGAAAGCCAATACCAGAAAGCGGAATACAAACGACTGGAAAAAGAATGGAAGAAACGATTGGAAGAACTCGAAACGGAAACGAGACACTTCGAGACTGAAATAGAACAACTGAAAACCGAACGGAAAGAACGTTCGGCAGCCTTGCAAAGAAAATTGTTCGAGCAATTCCGGATGCTGAATGCCAGAGGAGAAGTGAAAGACCTATACACAATCTTCGAGCAGACAGTTCAGAAAGTTCCTCCTGCCGGTGCGGGTGAATGCGCTTTGCCTAAGTTGTTGCAATATGCATATCTTCATCAATTAAAGCCATTGGCTATGGCCGAATTCTGGTGGGGAGACTCTCCTAAAAACGAAATCCGGCATCATGGATATTATTATCCATCCTGCAAGGGAAAATGTGAACCTATTTTGCAGCACATGTTGCAAGGACTGAAAGTAGACGAGAATCCGTTGCTGAACTCCATCCATGAGGATGAAGAACTGGAAATCGTATATGAAGATGAATGGTTAGTGGTAGTCAATAAGCCGGCAGGAATGTTGTCCGTTCCGGGAAAGGAGGAGGACAGAGATTCAGTCTATCACCGCCTGAAAAAGAAGTATCCCGATGCTACCGGACCTATGATTGTACATCGCCTTGATATGGCGACTTCCGGATTATTGCTCGTAGCTAAAACGAAAGAGGTACATCAACATTTGCAGGCACAATTTGCAAGCAGAAGTATCAAGAAACGCTATGTAGCCGTGTTGGATGGGGCAACAGCAACAGTAGAGAAGACAGCACTGCCGCCCGGAAGAACAGGAAGAATTGAACTCCCTCTCTGTTTGAATCCCCTTGATCGTCCCCGGCAAATCGTCAGTAGAGAACACGGGAAAGAAGCGATTACAGAATACCGAATCATCTGTGAATCAGAAAAACACACCCGGATTGCTTTCTATCCGTTGACCGGACGGACACACCAATTACGGGTACACGCCGCCCATCCGGAGGGATTGGGTTGCCCCATTCTTGGGGATGAACTTTACGGAAAGAAAGCGGACAGACTATACCTCCACGCCGAATATATAGAGTTCCGTCATCCCATCAGCGGAAAGATTCTACGCATACAGAAAGAGGCCGACTTCTAA
- a CDS encoding MATE family efflux transporter, translated as MATSKEMTAGSALPLILKFTLPLLLGNLLQQTYSLVDAAIVGKFLGINALASVGASTSVVFLILGFCNGCCGGFGIPVAQKFGARDYSTMRSYVSVSLKLAAGMSVVIALVTSIFCADILRIMRTPENIFEGAYAYLLVTFIGVPFTFFYNLLSSIIRALGDSKTPFWFLLFAAVLNIILDLFCILVLGWGVAGAAIATVFSQGLSAVLCYIYMYRKFEILQGTPKERRFQSKLAKTLLYIGVPMGLQFSITAIGSIMLQSANNALGTACVAAFTSAMRIKMFFICTFESLGIAMATYSGQNYGAGKPERVWLGIKASALMMIVYAAFTFVLLMVGAKYFALIFVDPSETEILLDTELFLHISCMFFPMLGLLCILRYTIQGVGYTNLAMFSGVAEMIARILVSIYAVPAFGFIAVCYGDPMAWIAADLFLVPAFIYVYRRLKKQVFTSTVTV; from the coding sequence ATGGCAACTTCTAAAGAAATGACGGCAGGGTCGGCATTACCTCTCATTTTAAAGTTTACGCTGCCGCTTTTACTCGGCAATCTGTTGCAACAAACGTATTCGCTTGTTGATGCTGCAATTGTAGGAAAGTTTTTGGGAATTAACGCGTTAGCTTCTGTTGGAGCCAGCACATCGGTTGTTTTCCTGATTCTTGGATTCTGCAATGGATGTTGCGGAGGTTTCGGGATACCCGTTGCGCAGAAGTTTGGTGCACGTGATTACAGTACGATGCGCAGTTACGTTTCCGTCAGTTTGAAACTGGCAGCGGGGATGTCTGTGGTCATTGCTCTTGTTACCAGTATCTTTTGTGCGGACATACTCCGGATTATGCGCACGCCGGAGAATATTTTCGAAGGGGCGTATGCTTATTTGCTTGTTACGTTTATTGGCGTTCCTTTCACTTTCTTCTATAATCTTCTTTCAAGCATCATCCGTGCGTTGGGAGACAGCAAGACGCCTTTCTGGTTTTTGCTGTTCGCTGCTGTTCTGAATATCATTCTCGACTTGTTCTGTATTCTGGTACTCGGCTGGGGAGTGGCGGGAGCTGCCATTGCTACTGTCTTTTCGCAGGGGTTGTCGGCTGTTCTCTGCTATATTTATATGTACCGGAAGTTTGAAATATTGCAGGGTACTCCGAAAGAACGCCGGTTCCAGTCGAAACTGGCTAAGACACTGCTTTACATTGGTGTGCCTATGGGATTACAATTCTCTATCACGGCTATCGGCAGTATTATGCTTCAGAGTGCGAATAATGCGTTGGGAACGGCGTGTGTGGCTGCTTTTACATCTGCCATGCGAATCAAGATGTTCTTTATCTGTACGTTCGAGAGTCTGGGAATTGCGATGGCTACGTATAGCGGACAGAATTATGGGGCAGGAAAACCGGAGCGTGTCTGGTTGGGAATCAAAGCGAGTGCTTTGATGATGATCGTTTATGCGGCATTTACGTTCGTTCTTCTGATGGTGGGAGCCAAATATTTTGCATTGATCTTTGTAGATCCGTCGGAAACGGAAATACTGTTGGATACCGAGTTATTCCTGCATATCTCCTGTATGTTCTTCCCGATGCTTGGATTGTTATGCATCCTGCGCTACACGATTCAGGGAGTGGGATATACCAATCTTGCCATGTTTTCGGGAGTGGCGGAGATGATTGCGCGTATCCTTGTCAGCATTTACGCTGTGCCTGCATTCGGCTTTATTGCTGTCTGCTACGGTGATCCGATGGCTTGGATAGCGGCAGATTTGTTCCTCGTACCGGCATTTATCTACGTTTATCGCAGGTTGAAGAAGCAGGTGTTCACAAGTACGGTTACTGTTTAG
- a CDS encoding nitrous oxide-stimulated promoter family protein, which produces MKASRIAHEKKTVELMIRLYCRKKEKNTVLCADCEELLRYAHARLDHCPFGEKKSACKECTVHCYKPVMRERMRQVMRFSGPRMLLYAPWQAIRHLLNL; this is translated from the coding sequence ATGAAAGCATCACGCATTGCGCACGAAAAGAAAACGGTAGAGTTGATGATCCGCCTCTATTGCCGGAAAAAAGAAAAAAATACAGTTCTTTGTGCCGACTGTGAAGAGTTGCTCCGCTATGCCCACGCCCGTCTCGACCATTGTCCGTTTGGAGAGAAGAAGAGTGCATGCAAGGAATGCACCGTACATTGTTACAAGCCCGTCATGCGCGAACGAATGCGACAGGTGATGCGTTTCTCCGGACCGAGGATGTTGCTTTATGCACCCTGGCAGGCCATACGACATTTATTGAACCTATAA
- a CDS encoding SDR family NAD(P)-dependent oxidoreductase, with the protein MKKAIIIGATSGIGQEVAKCLLLDGWQIGVAGRRQSALENLQRAAPDQIQIQALDVTQEDAGEKLNMLIDKVGGMDLFLLSSGIGFQNTNLNMEVELNTAYTNVEGFIRMVDTAFIYFRKSGGGHLAVISSIAGTKGLGVAPAYSATKRFQNTYIDALEQLSYLQKLNIRFTDIRPGFVATDLLNDGKHYPLLMDAAKVGRHIAWSLERKQRIVVIDWRYRILVFFWKMIPRWMWKRLPVKTN; encoded by the coding sequence ATGAAAAAAGCCATTATCATTGGCGCTACCTCCGGCATCGGGCAAGAAGTTGCAAAATGTCTGTTACTGGATGGATGGCAAATCGGAGTAGCCGGCAGACGGCAATCTGCTCTCGAAAACCTGCAACGGGCAGCACCGGATCAGATTCAAATTCAAGCGTTGGACGTAACCCAGGAAGATGCAGGCGAGAAATTGAATATGCTCATCGACAAGGTGGGCGGCATGGATTTGTTTCTTCTTAGCTCGGGCATCGGTTTCCAGAATACGAATCTGAACATGGAGGTGGAGCTGAACACAGCATACACCAATGTAGAGGGATTTATCCGCATGGTGGATACCGCTTTCATCTATTTCAGAAAAAGCGGAGGCGGCCACTTGGCAGTCATCAGCTCCATCGCGGGAACGAAAGGACTTGGGGTGGCTCCTGCCTACTCTGCCACCAAACGTTTCCAGAACACTTACATAGATGCTCTCGAACAACTTTCATATTTACAAAAACTGAATATCCGTTTTACTGATATCCGTCCCGGATTTGTTGCCACCGACTTGCTCAACGACGGAAAACATTATCCGCTATTGATGGATGCAGCGAAAGTGGGACGTCACATCGCCTGGTCACTGGAGCGGAAACAACGGATAGTAGTAATCGACTGGCGCTACCGGATACTGGTCTTTTTCTGGAAAATGATTCCCCGTTGGATGTGGAAACGGCTGCCCGTGAAAACCAATTAA
- a CDS encoding zinc ribbon domain-containing protein, which produces MEQKFCQSCGMPIDDSTFGKEADGSKNEDYCHYCYADGHFTKECTMDEMIELNLNYLDEFNKDSEVKYTVEEARKTMKEYFPQLKRWKQ; this is translated from the coding sequence ATGGAACAAAAATTTTGTCAAAGTTGCGGTATGCCGATAGACGACTCAACTTTTGGAAAAGAAGCGGACGGTAGCAAGAACGAAGATTATTGCCACTATTGCTATGCGGACGGACATTTCACGAAAGAGTGTACCATGGACGAGATGATTGAGCTTAATCTGAATTATCTGGATGAGTTCAATAAAGACTCGGAAGTGAAATACACTGTGGAGGAAGCACGGAAAACGATGAAGGAGTACTTTCCACAGTTGAAGAGGTGGAAACAGTAA